A region from the uncultured Sunxiuqinia sp. genome encodes:
- a CDS encoding non-canonical purine NTP diphosphatase: MKLVFATNNPHKLKELQQILGGQIQLLSLAEINCKEEIPETKETLEGNAAEKSFFIYNKYGYNCFADDTGLEIEALNGAPGVYSARYAGEEKDAVANMKKVLDQLKEIKTRKARFRTVISLVIDGREEQFEGVVDGDILKAKQGEEGFGYDPIFQPEGYRQSFAEMDAKQKNNISHRGRAVQKLANYLKTLNSDL; this comes from the coding sequence ATGAAACTTGTTTTTGCTACCAATAATCCACACAAACTAAAAGAACTTCAGCAGATACTGGGAGGACAAATTCAGTTGCTCAGTTTAGCGGAAATTAATTGTAAAGAAGAAATACCGGAAACCAAGGAAACCTTGGAGGGAAACGCTGCTGAAAAATCGTTTTTCATTTACAACAAGTATGGCTACAACTGTTTTGCCGACGATACCGGTCTGGAAATTGAAGCATTGAACGGAGCTCCCGGAGTGTATTCGGCCCGGTATGCCGGTGAAGAAAAGGATGCTGTTGCCAATATGAAGAAAGTTCTTGATCAGCTAAAAGAAATAAAAACCCGGAAAGCTCGTTTTAGAACCGTAATTTCACTTGTTATTGATGGCCGGGAAGAGCAGTTTGAAGGGGTTGTTGATGGCGATATTCTGAAAGCTAAACAAGGCGAAGAAGGTTTTGGTTACGATCCGATTTTTCAACCGGAAGGATACCGCCAGTCTTTTGCGGAAATGGATGCGAAACAAAAAAATAACATCAGCCATCGTGGGCGTGCTGTTCAAAAACTGGCTAACTATTTGAAAACATTGAACTCAGATTTATGA
- a CDS encoding two-component regulator propeller domain-containing protein: MIRFNILCLFVLLSFGLSAQVGVGKWMGHLSYYSAQKVIVNDTKAYCITTGGLFIYDQTDNSIRKLNQINGLSDVSPRAMAFGEQNSVVVLAYENSNLDLIYENEIFNLSDIKRKQIQGDKNIYNVLVVGSTAYLSCGFGIVAVNLDKREIKDTYYIGENGSPVVVNAVTYDGEFFYAATKEGIFKADANEPSLQNFNNWTRIETIPHADEEFTQLGFLGNSVIACYYNASGGKHELYKGSGDNWTAYLRTVDKVIDMQVCDDRIVISQGGFVGIYDENEQLVEDVIDYNYPNRKVYDIVVAQGYYDKDGAVWLADNNEGLVKKTGGDYEQITPQGPIDNQVFSMTTNGSDLWVTTGGRSSLWGNLDKAPQLQLFRDGSWSVFNRKTHDEFEAFEDIVNVVADPADPDHIFVGTWGFGVVEMQGREYVDRHDQFNSTLQTAIPEDSASAYVRIGGMAFDSENNLWVTNSQVGEPLSVYKTDGTWESFQFPGVDNTVVGDIVITGNDDKWIVLPRGNDIFVRKSDGTDGRHLKLTTYFTNGTVEEINRMSDIYSIAKDHDGAIWIGASNGVAVFYNPEDIWDESTFYATPPTLDLNDGIFHALLRTEKVTAIAVDGANRKWFGTSNSGVYLVSENGDKELLNFTVDNSPLLSNTIQSIAINPESGEVFFGTPEGIISYRGEATVGTDDYADVYAFPNPVREDYDGDIVITGLLADTDVRITDISGNLIYKTTSLGGQAIWDGKNLNGNRVSTGVYVVFGNDKSGEETFTTKILFIH, encoded by the coding sequence ATGATACGATTTAATATTCTGTGCCTGTTTGTTTTACTTTCATTTGGGCTTTCTGCTCAGGTTGGAGTTGGCAAGTGGATGGGGCACTTATCTTATTATTCAGCTCAAAAAGTAATTGTCAACGATACTAAAGCGTATTGCATCACTACCGGAGGACTTTTTATTTACGACCAGACCGATAACAGCATCCGAAAGTTGAATCAAATCAATGGATTGTCAGATGTTTCGCCAAGGGCAATGGCGTTTGGCGAGCAAAATAGTGTCGTTGTTCTGGCCTATGAAAACAGCAACCTCGATTTGATTTATGAGAATGAGATTTTCAATCTTTCTGATATTAAGCGAAAACAAATTCAGGGAGACAAGAATATCTACAACGTTCTGGTTGTTGGATCAACAGCCTATTTGTCGTGTGGGTTTGGCATTGTTGCTGTGAATCTGGATAAGAGGGAGATAAAAGATACCTACTACATTGGCGAAAACGGATCTCCGGTTGTTGTAAATGCAGTGACCTATGATGGTGAGTTTTTCTATGCAGCTACCAAAGAGGGCATTTTTAAAGCTGATGCGAATGAGCCAAGCTTGCAGAATTTCAATAATTGGACTCGGATTGAAACAATACCTCATGCCGATGAAGAATTTACCCAACTTGGTTTTTTAGGTAACTCAGTAATTGCCTGCTATTACAATGCTTCAGGCGGTAAACATGAGTTGTATAAAGGATCAGGGGATAACTGGACTGCTTATTTGAGAACAGTTGATAAGGTGATTGACATGCAGGTATGTGACGACCGAATTGTTATTTCGCAAGGCGGATTCGTGGGTATTTACGATGAAAATGAACAACTGGTTGAAGATGTCATCGACTACAATTATCCGAACAGAAAAGTATATGACATTGTCGTTGCTCAGGGATACTACGACAAAGATGGGGCTGTTTGGCTGGCGGATAATAACGAAGGATTAGTTAAAAAAACGGGCGGAGACTATGAGCAGATTACACCTCAAGGTCCTATTGATAATCAGGTGTTTTCTATGACGACCAATGGTTCCGATTTATGGGTGACAACCGGTGGCCGTTCTAGTCTTTGGGGCAATCTGGATAAGGCTCCGCAGCTCCAGTTATTTCGCGATGGAAGCTGGAGTGTTTTTAATCGAAAGACGCACGATGAATTTGAAGCATTTGAAGATATTGTAAATGTTGTAGCCGACCCGGCCGACCCCGATCATATATTTGTTGGAACCTGGGGCTTTGGGGTAGTTGAGATGCAAGGCCGAGAGTATGTCGATCGGCACGATCAGTTCAACAGTACCTTACAAACTGCGATCCCCGAAGATTCTGCTTCGGCGTATGTGAGAATAGGAGGAATGGCTTTCGATTCAGAAAATAACCTGTGGGTTACCAACTCCCAAGTTGGAGAACCTCTGTCGGTTTATAAAACAGATGGAACCTGGGAATCGTTCCAGTTCCCCGGAGTTGATAATACAGTTGTTGGTGATATTGTTATTACTGGCAATGATGATAAATGGATTGTTTTACCGCGGGGCAATGACATTTTTGTTCGAAAAAGTGATGGAACAGATGGAAGACACCTAAAATTAACAACTTACTTCACCAATGGCACGGTGGAAGAAATTAACCGGATGAGTGATATTTATTCGATTGCCAAGGATCATGACGGTGCTATCTGGATCGGTGCTTCCAACGGAGTCGCCGTTTTTTATAATCCCGAGGATATTTGGGACGAAAGTACTTTTTATGCAACACCGCCTACCCTGGACTTGAATGATGGTATTTTTCACGCCTTGTTACGAACGGAAAAGGTGACTGCGATTGCGGTGGATGGGGCAAACCGCAAGTGGTTCGGGACATCAAACTCCGGTGTGTATCTGGTCTCAGAGAACGGCGACAAAGAATTGCTCAATTTTACAGTAGATAACAGCCCGTTACTATCGAACACCATTCAAAGTATAGCCATCAATCCGGAAAGTGGGGAGGTGTTTTTCGGAACACCCGAAGGTATTATTTCATACCGTGGTGAGGCAACAGTTGGTACTGACGATTATGCTGATGTGTATGCCTTTCCCAATCCCGTTCGCGAAGATTACGACGGGGATATTGTTATTACCGGATTGTTGGCTGATACCGATGTGAGAATAACGGACATAAGTGGAAACCTGATTTATAAAACCACCTCGCTGGGTGGGCAAGCTATTTGGGATGGTAAAAACCTGAATGGCAACCGAGTTAGTACGGGTGTTTATGTCGTTTTCGGAAACGATAAATCTGGTGAGGAAACATTCACTACTAAGATTCTTTTCATTCACTAA
- the recO gene encoding DNA repair protein RecO, giving the protein MLEKTRGIFLHHINYSETSIIARIYTEKFGNQSYLINGVRKKKATMRKSLFQPLFLLDLEVYYRPGRNLQRLKDVKLSIPFEHIPFDIAKSSQAIFLAEILLKCLKEEEANPELFDFLYHAIALLDMKKDGIANFHLAFLFHLSRFLGVAPQKPEHASTVFFDLESAAFSVSEPLHNQYMNAETAGNFKQLFQFDLGKIEQLLIDKHQRTILLDQLIKYYQIHLDISSNLKSLVVLKEVME; this is encoded by the coding sequence GTGCTGGAAAAAACCCGAGGCATCTTTTTGCATCACATTAATTATTCTGAAACGAGCATCATTGCCCGGATCTACACCGAAAAATTTGGCAATCAGTCATACCTGATCAATGGCGTTCGTAAAAAGAAGGCTACGATGAGGAAAAGTCTTTTCCAACCACTATTTCTGTTAGATTTGGAAGTTTACTATCGACCGGGGCGTAATTTGCAACGCTTGAAGGATGTAAAACTTAGTATCCCCTTTGAACATATTCCTTTTGACATTGCAAAAAGTTCGCAGGCTATTTTTTTGGCTGAAATTCTGCTTAAGTGTCTCAAAGAAGAAGAAGCCAATCCTGAGTTATTCGACTTTCTATATCATGCCATTGCTTTGTTGGATATGAAGAAGGACGGAATCGCGAATTTTCATCTTGCATTTTTGTTTCATCTCTCCCGTTTTTTAGGTGTTGCGCCGCAGAAACCGGAGCATGCCAGTACGGTCTTTTTTGATCTGGAATCGGCTGCTTTTTCCGTCTCCGAACCTTTGCATAACCAATATATGAATGCCGAAACGGCTGGAAACTTCAAACAATTATTTCAATTCGATTTAGGTAAAATTGAACAACTTTTAATCGATAAACATCAGCGGACTATCTTATTAGACCAGTTGATAAAGTACTATCAAATTCATCTGGATATCTCTTCAAACTTAAAATCATTAGTTGTTTTAAAAGAAGTTATGGAGTAA
- a CDS encoding methionine aminotransferase, producing the protein MVQSKLPNTSSSVFSSINKLIEESGAIDMAVGKTDFSCPQQLIDLATKYFNNGFNNYAPLEGVLPLRKAISDMVEKKYAQKFNPHTEITITAGTIQAIYTAISSIIKDDDEVIVFEPAFESFAPSIILNGGRPVYVKLKAPSFKIDWEELRKMVSSKTRMIILNSPHNPSGAVLSENDLFQLQRITNGTNIIVLSDEIFESIIFDNQVHQSVARYDKLVERSFIISSFGPLYNINGWGISYCLAPEKLMREFRKMQQIQIYNVNTPLQYALADYLPINQNFEEVSELFQGKRNYFNRLLEGSLYDIVYAQGGYFQLLDYSQLSDEPDFAFAEQLARDFGIGTTPASFFYHEKTSQSYLRVCFAKDNGKLEQAAEKLLQVPSMI; encoded by the coding sequence ATGGTGCAATCGAAATTACCCAATACGAGTTCAAGTGTTTTTTCCTCGATTAACAAACTAATCGAAGAATCCGGAGCTATTGATATGGCTGTTGGAAAGACAGATTTTAGTTGTCCTCAGCAATTGATTGATCTGGCGACTAAATATTTCAATAATGGTTTTAATAACTATGCACCTCTAGAGGGCGTTCTTCCTTTGAGAAAAGCCATTAGCGATATGGTTGAGAAGAAGTATGCTCAGAAGTTTAACCCACATACCGAAATTACCATTACTGCAGGAACAATACAGGCTATTTATACAGCGATCAGTTCAATCATAAAAGATGATGATGAGGTCATTGTGTTTGAACCGGCCTTTGAGTCGTTCGCACCCTCGATTATTTTAAACGGTGGTCGACCTGTTTACGTTAAGTTAAAGGCTCCATCATTTAAAATTGACTGGGAAGAACTCCGTAAAATGGTTTCGTCCAAAACCCGGATGATCATTTTAAATTCGCCTCATAATCCTTCGGGAGCTGTTTTGTCAGAGAACGACCTTTTCCAGTTACAGCGAATTACCAATGGAACAAATATTATCGTTTTGAGCGATGAAATCTTTGAGTCCATCATTTTTGATAATCAAGTTCACCAAAGTGTCGCCCGCTATGATAAGCTGGTAGAAAGAAGTTTTATCATCTCATCTTTTGGCCCGCTTTATAACATCAATGGATGGGGAATTTCATACTGTTTGGCTCCTGAGAAACTCATGCGCGAATTTCGTAAAATGCAGCAAATTCAAATTTACAATGTGAATACACCCTTGCAGTATGCACTGGCTGACTACCTGCCTATAAATCAAAATTTTGAAGAAGTTTCAGAATTATTTCAGGGTAAACGAAATTATTTTAACCGCTTGCTGGAAGGTAGCCTTTACGACATTGTTTATGCACAAGGTGGTTATTTTCAACTGTTGGATTACTCCCAGCTTTCAGATGAGCCAGATTTTGCTTTTGCTGAACAGCTAGCCAGGGATTTTGGTATTGGAACAACTCCTGCTTCTTTTTTTTATCATGAGAAGACCAGCCAGAGTTACCTGCGTGTATGCTTTGCCAAGGACAATGGGAAACTGGAGCAAGCAGCCGAAAAATTACTGCAAGTTCCGTCTATGATCTAA
- a CDS encoding SPOR domain-containing protein: MKKIMVAVLALGVLSSGCKVFEKLKKDDGQTTDTMQEDTQAKVFSVPATTSEVRENPTSDRMYEEPEETEKPVRVQSETFTFAQKEDQIKNESSTYFVIIGSFSSNENANRYKQELIPQGFNPIVLHSETGYYRVCVNSFNEELEARKRVHQIRNNYPKYADTWLLIKK, encoded by the coding sequence ATGAAAAAAATAATGGTTGCCGTTCTAGCCCTGGGAGTATTATCATCAGGATGTAAGGTTTTTGAAAAACTTAAAAAGGATGATGGACAAACCACCGATACCATGCAAGAAGATACTCAAGCAAAAGTATTTTCAGTGCCAGCCACAACTTCTGAGGTGAGAGAAAATCCTACTTCGGATCGAATGTATGAAGAGCCCGAAGAAACGGAAAAACCAGTACGTGTTCAGAGTGAGACATTTACATTTGCTCAGAAAGAAGATCAGATAAAAAATGAAAGCAGCACTTACTTTGTAATTATTGGAAGTTTTAGCAGTAACGAAAATGCCAATCGTTATAAACAAGAGTTAATCCCGCAAGGGTTTAACCCCATTGTTTTGCACAGCGAAACCGGGTATTACCGGGTTTGTGTTAACTCGTTTAACGAAGAGCTTGAAGCAAGAAAACGGGTTCATCAAATCAGAAATAATTACCCCAAATATGCCGACACTTGGTTGCTGATTAAAAAATAA
- a CDS encoding TIM-barrel domain-containing protein, whose protein sequence is MKKLVVIALIAVCCFSCARKNWEASEKGIVVYPEVNSDNGAKAVRIMPINDEIVRVTASATKAFTEDKSLVALPVTESVDFSTKKQGDIIQISTKKTNIEVSKKTGEVQFFDSEGNRLLQEKTAGGKEFEPMEIDGSEGYSIRQVFESSEDEALYGLGQHQAHEINYKGKNEELFQYNTKVSIPFLISTKNYGLLWDNYSFSRYGDKRPYGQVDQFKLFNADGDEGGLTATYIDDTESNHVFTVRQENTIDYENLTSIKSFPEGFTFNHAKITWEGDIQPEESGLFHFLLYYAGYTKIWIDGQLKADQWRTAWNPSVAKFQYQMKEGEKYHLKLEWIPDGGVSYIGLKALSPIDPEVQDDIAFWSEMGDQIDYYFMHGDNMDGVIKNYRTLTGKAQVMPKWAMGFWQSRERYKTQDELLNTLKEFRERHIPIDNIVQDWSYWEVDKWGSHEFETARFPDPKAMMDEVHDNHARIMISVWPKFYLGTKHYDEFDKNGWMYQRAIEDSVRDWISPGYIGSFYDAYNQEARKLFWDQINDKLYKKGIDAWWLDATEPDILSNASMEYRKKLMNPTALGSSTKYFNAYALMNAKGIYEGQRKENPGDRVFILTRSGFAGLQHYGAVTWSGDIGTSWEDMEAQIPAGINFAMSGLPYWTMDIGGFCVQKRFENAKEGSEDLEEWRELNTRWYQFGAFVPLFRVHGQYPYREIYNLAPENHPAYQSMLYYNKLRYRLMPYIYSLTGAVYHDDYTIMRGLAMDFADDHRVQNIGDQYLFGPSLMVCPVYNYKARQRDVYFPNNGGWYNLYTSEYIAGGQKVNVNAPFERMPVFVREGSILPIGPEIEYTSQKKPELIKLYVYTGADGSFELYEDEGTNYSYEDGAFSTIPFSYNEELKTLTIGEREGEYEGMLAERQFEVIFVKKGSSMTLDFSKNNGKVISYAGSKVDVAM, encoded by the coding sequence ATGAAGAAGTTAGTTGTCATCGCATTGATTGCAGTATGTTGTTTTTCCTGTGCGCGAAAAAACTGGGAAGCAAGTGAGAAAGGAATCGTTGTTTATCCTGAAGTAAATTCGGACAATGGTGCAAAGGCCGTTCGAATTATGCCTATCAATGATGAGATTGTTCGCGTTACAGCGTCAGCTACAAAGGCATTTACCGAAGATAAAAGCTTAGTCGCTCTGCCGGTTACCGAAAGCGTTGATTTCTCGACAAAAAAGCAAGGTGATATCATCCAAATTTCAACTAAAAAAACGAATATTGAGGTATCAAAAAAAACTGGCGAGGTACAGTTTTTTGATTCGGAAGGCAACCGCTTGCTTCAGGAAAAAACAGCCGGAGGAAAGGAATTTGAACCGATGGAAATTGATGGGAGCGAAGGATACTCCATTCGTCAGGTTTTTGAATCGTCAGAAGATGAAGCACTCTATGGCCTAGGTCAGCATCAGGCTCACGAAATCAACTACAAAGGCAAAAACGAAGAGCTTTTTCAATACAACACCAAAGTGTCAATTCCATTTCTTATTTCAACAAAAAACTACGGATTACTTTGGGACAATTACTCTTTTTCGCGTTATGGAGACAAGCGGCCATATGGTCAGGTTGACCAGTTCAAGCTCTTTAATGCTGACGGAGACGAAGGTGGTTTAACAGCCACTTACATTGATGATACCGAAAGTAACCATGTTTTTACCGTTCGTCAAGAAAACACGATTGACTACGAAAACCTGACCAGCATTAAGAGCTTCCCGGAAGGGTTTACTTTTAATCATGCTAAAATTACCTGGGAAGGCGATATCCAGCCGGAAGAGTCCGGCCTGTTTCATTTTCTGCTTTATTATGCCGGATACACCAAAATCTGGATTGACGGTCAGCTGAAAGCCGATCAATGGCGGACAGCCTGGAATCCTTCCGTGGCCAAATTTCAGTACCAGATGAAAGAAGGAGAAAAGTATCATTTAAAACTGGAATGGATTCCTGATGGTGGCGTTTCATACATTGGGCTAAAAGCCCTTTCTCCGATTGATCCCGAGGTGCAGGACGATATCGCTTTTTGGTCAGAAATGGGGGATCAGATTGATTACTATTTTATGCATGGTGACAATATGGACGGAGTGATAAAAAACTACCGGACATTGACCGGAAAAGCTCAGGTGATGCCCAAATGGGCTATGGGATTCTGGCAAAGCCGCGAACGTTATAAAACACAGGATGAACTCCTCAATACACTGAAAGAATTCAGAGAAAGACATATTCCTATTGATAACATCGTGCAAGATTGGTCGTACTGGGAAGTTGATAAGTGGGGCTCCCACGAATTTGAAACGGCGCGTTTTCCCGATCCAAAAGCCATGATGGATGAAGTGCACGATAACCATGCCCGAATCATGATTTCGGTGTGGCCTAAGTTTTATTTAGGAACGAAGCATTACGATGAGTTTGATAAAAACGGATGGATGTACCAACGAGCAATAGAAGACAGCGTTCGCGATTGGATTTCCCCCGGATATATAGGCTCTTTTTACGATGCCTACAACCAGGAAGCACGCAAGCTATTTTGGGATCAAATTAATGACAAGCTTTATAAAAAAGGAATTGATGCTTGGTGGTTGGATGCGACAGAACCGGATATTTTATCGAATGCCAGCATGGAGTATCGCAAAAAATTAATGAACCCAACAGCGCTCGGGTCTTCGACAAAATACTTCAATGCCTACGCTTTAATGAATGCTAAGGGAATCTACGAAGGACAGCGAAAAGAAAATCCCGGAGATCGTGTATTTATACTTACTCGTTCGGGCTTTGCCGGCTTGCAACATTATGGAGCGGTAACCTGGAGTGGCGATATTGGTACAAGCTGGGAAGATATGGAAGCGCAGATTCCTGCAGGAATAAATTTTGCGATGTCAGGGTTACCTTACTGGACAATGGATATTGGTGGTTTTTGTGTGCAAAAGCGCTTCGAAAATGCCAAGGAAGGAAGCGAAGATCTGGAGGAATGGCGCGAATTAAATACCCGCTGGTACCAGTTTGGCGCTTTTGTTCCCTTATTTCGTGTCCATGGACAATATCCATATCGCGAAATTTACAACCTGGCACCGGAGAATCATCCGGCATACCAATCGATGCTGTATTACAATAAACTACGCTATCGTTTGATGCCTTATATCTATAGTTTGACAGGAGCCGTTTATCATGATGACTACACGATTATGCGTGGTTTAGCAATGGATTTTGCAGACGACCACCGGGTGCAGAATATTGGTGATCAGTATTTATTTGGCCCCTCGTTAATGGTTTGTCCGGTTTATAATTACAAAGCACGTCAGCGCGATGTTTATTTCCCCAATAATGGTGGTTGGTACAATTTGTACACTAGCGAGTACATTGCCGGAGGACAGAAAGTAAATGTGAATGCTCCATTTGAGCGAATGCCGGTATTTGTACGCGAAGGATCGATCTTGCCAATTGGCCCCGAAATTGAATATACGTCGCAGAAAAAACCCGAGTTGATCAAGCTATATGTTTATACTGGAGCCGATGGTTCGTTCGAGCTGTACGAAGACGAGGGAACCAATTACAGTTACGAAGATGGGGCATTTTCAACTATTCCGTTTTCGTATAACGAAGAGTTAAAAACACTGACAATCGGTGAGCGGGAAGGTGAATATGAAGGTATGTTGGCTGAGCGTCAGTTTGAAGTAATCTTTGTAAAAAAGGGTAGTTCCATGACGTTAGATTTTTCGAAAAACAACGGAAAAGTTATAAGTTATGCGGGTTCGAAAGTGGATGTAGCAATGTAA
- a CDS encoding two-component regulator propeller domain-containing protein: MSDCLLKKNELKIANLLLALLLIGIMGFANESQVNTQYKFMHLTINDGLSNNQVRSILKDSQGFMWFGTGRGLNRFDGLRFKTYKHDPYDSTSIPFNAIDFLSEDSAGQIWIKSVNDFAIFNPQKETFSSPDSYLGEFSIPLISLYSIFNDQEGNTWFVNNSSGLYRLNHSSRSVTILKHLEDDPTSINSDSMMALNQDSKGNFWAISSSGMLEKLDRYSLHVSYRIQLNEEFKGAVNNYRIFIDSEDDIWVYSIGQPYGAFLVDTSTGNVLHVNTKSKKAKLNNDLVSSILEDEDGMIWLATDHGGINRLNKNVFSVIYMTNNPDDKYSLIQNSVNCLYKDSQNIIWAGTHKKGVSYYHQSLIRFDHYRHVPSISSSLPFNDVNCFVEDKKGNLWIGTNGGGLLYFNRKSDSYRVYRNDSSDPSSLSNNIIVSLFIDRNDQLWIGTYFGGLDRFDGRVFHHHRHDPDNPASLSDNRVWEIFEDSKHNLWIGTLAGGLELYDRKRGVFYHYASEDMNSVGSNFIMSIMEDSESNLWLGTSDGVDRLNLLTKRFEHFTPEPGVPGGLSDKNALGIHEDARGLIWIATPEG; this comes from the coding sequence ATGAGTGACTGTCTGCTGAAAAAAAATGAATTAAAAATTGCTAATTTATTGTTGGCTCTTTTGCTGATTGGCATCATGGGTTTTGCCAACGAATCTCAGGTAAACACGCAGTATAAATTCATGCACCTGACGATTAACGACGGCTTGTCAAATAATCAGGTGCGTTCAATTTTGAAAGATAGTCAGGGTTTTATGTGGTTTGGAACAGGGCGGGGATTGAATCGTTTCGATGGGTTGAGATTTAAAACCTACAAGCACGATCCTTATGATAGTACATCTATTCCGTTTAATGCCATTGACTTTTTATCTGAAGATTCGGCAGGACAAATTTGGATTAAGTCAGTTAACGACTTCGCCATTTTTAATCCGCAAAAGGAGACGTTTTCAAGTCCAGATTCTTATTTGGGTGAATTTTCAATTCCTTTGATATCTTTATATTCTATTTTTAACGATCAAGAGGGGAATACGTGGTTCGTGAATAATTCCTCTGGTCTTTATCGATTGAATCATTCAAGTCGTTCGGTGACCATTTTAAAACATCTGGAGGACGATCCTACTTCAATTAATAGTGATTCAATGATGGCTCTTAATCAGGATTCCAAAGGAAACTTCTGGGCCATTTCTTCATCTGGTATGCTTGAAAAGCTAGACCGATACAGCCTCCATGTTTCCTATCGTATTCAACTAAATGAAGAGTTTAAGGGTGCAGTCAATAACTATCGGATTTTTATTGATTCGGAAGACGACATTTGGGTTTATTCAATTGGTCAGCCTTACGGTGCCTTTTTGGTTGATACCTCCACTGGAAATGTTTTGCATGTTAATACTAAATCAAAGAAAGCCAAATTAAACAATGATCTGGTGTCGTCAATTCTTGAGGATGAGGACGGCATGATCTGGTTGGCTACCGATCATGGCGGCATAAACAGGTTGAATAAGAATGTTTTTTCTGTTATTTACATGACCAATAATCCGGATGATAAATACAGCCTCATTCAAAATAGTGTGAACTGCCTGTATAAAGATTCTCAGAATATTATTTGGGCTGGAACACACAAAAAAGGCGTGAGTTACTATCACCAAAGCCTGATTCGTTTTGATCACTACCGACATGTCCCATCTATCTCATCAAGCTTGCCTTTTAATGATGTCAACTGCTTTGTAGAAGACAAAAAGGGAAATCTTTGGATTGGCACAAATGGAGGTGGTCTGCTTTATTTCAACCGAAAGAGCGACAGTTACAGGGTTTACAGGAACGATTCTTCCGATCCGAGCAGTTTGAGCAATAACATCATCGTTTCGCTTTTTATTGACCGAAATGATCAGTTGTGGATTGGTACTTATTTTGGTGGATTGGATCGATTTGACGGTCGTGTTTTTCACCATCACCGACATGATCCGGACAATCCTGCATCGTTATCAGATAACCGTGTTTGGGAGATTTTTGAAGATTCGAAGCACAATTTATGGATTGGAACCTTGGCTGGAGGTTTAGAGTTGTATGACCGCAAAAGAGGTGTTTTTTATCATTATGCTTCTGAAGATATGAACTCCGTGGGCTCTAACTTCATCATGTCAATCATGGAAGATTCCGAAAGTAACCTGTGGTTAGGGACATCTGACGGGGTCGATCGTTTGAATTTGTTAACCAAGCGGTTTGAACATTTTACGCCTGAGCCCGGTGTCCCCGGAGGGTTGAGTGATAAAAATGCCCTGGGGATTCACGAAGATGCTCGTGGACTAATCTGGATTGCAACTCCCGAGGGCTAA